One window from the genome of Amaranthus tricolor cultivar Red isolate AtriRed21 chromosome 9, ASM2621246v1, whole genome shotgun sequence encodes:
- the LOC130823484 gene encoding late embryogenesis abundant protein At3g53040-like: MASMFMVKNTFCKVSKVGLFPCQLSSLYSPKVSRVCFTSASKFHENQYAREDVGGEDDAKAAERMREARQVYEKLDNREAEKVERKYEEMKQKAKDTVDDMKDRAKEGAHQASEAMQEAKERAKDSADWAKQKAQEGTNRASEKAQEGAQRVGETMYDAKETTKGAADWTADKAKEGAHKVGESMHNAKESTKDTMHDAKESTKDTAEWTTQKAKEGAEKIGEAVKETAKGAWETAKGATQKIKETVVGKDEEKKVEDYMEDHLPPKRPGDARDQKLHQDRF; the protein is encoded by the exons ATGGCTTCCATGTTTATGGTGAAGAACACATTTTGTAAGGTTTCGAAAGTAGGGTTATTTCCTTGTCAACTTTCTTCTCTTTACTCTCCTAAAGTTTCTAGGGTTTGCTTTACTTCTGCCTCCAAATTTCATGAG AATCAGTATGCTAGAGAAGACGTAGGAGGAGAAGATGATGCAAAAGCAGCTGAAAGAATGAGGGAAGCCCGTCAAGTTTACGAAAAACTTGATAATCGAGAAGCCGAAAAAGTTGAGCGAAAATACGAAGAAATGAAGCAGAAAGCCAAGGACACTGTCGATGACATGAAAGATAGAGCCAAAGAAGGCGCCCATCAAGCAAGTGAGGCGATGCAAGAAGCCAAAGAGAGAGCTAAAGACAGTGCAGATTGGGCTAAACAAAAGGCTCAGGAAGGCACGAATCGGGCCAGTGAAAAGGCCCAAGAAGGGGCGCAACGAGTAGGCGAAACCATGTATGATGCTAAAGAAACCACCAAAGGCGCTGCGGATTGGACTGCAGATAAGGCGAAAGAAGGAGCACATAAAGTTGGGGAAAGCATGCATAATGCTAAAGAAAGCACCAAGGACACCATGCATGATGCTAAAGAAAGCACGAAGGACACGGCCGAGTGGACGACTCAGAAGGCGAAGGAGGGGGCCGAGAAGATTGGGGAGGCGGTGAAGGAGACGGCGAAAGGAGCTTGGGAGACGGCAAAAGGAGCTACACAAAAGATCAAAGAAACGGTTGTAGGGAAGGATGAGGAGAAGAAGGTTGAGGATTATATGGAGGATCATTTGCCTCCTAAACGTCCTGGTGATGCTAGAGATCAAAAATTGCACCAAGATCGATTTTAA